The Deltaproteobacteria bacterium CG11_big_fil_rev_8_21_14_0_20_49_13 genome includes a region encoding these proteins:
- the hpt gene encoding hypoxanthine phosphoribosyltransferase yields MPKIETLYSKEVIQKRVLEVAGEINKDYGTGKELTVVGVLKGAFMFMSDLVKHLEMPVRCDFLRVVSYDHDVSTGNVRMEFDLTQPVHDQDVLLVEDIVDTGRTLRYLLEHIHAKKPRSLKVASLLYKDVGHVRELVNYVGFDVPNKYVIGYGLDSEGLYRSLPYVGVYKK; encoded by the coding sequence ATGCCAAAGATAGAAACGCTCTACTCAAAAGAGGTTATACAAAAAAGGGTCCTGGAAGTTGCCGGCGAGATAAATAAGGACTATGGGACCGGCAAAGAACTTACTGTTGTTGGTGTTCTAAAGGGTGCATTCATGTTCATGTCGGACCTTGTTAAGCACCTTGAAATGCCCGTCAGATGCGACTTTTTAAGGGTTGTATCGTACGACCATGATGTTTCTACAGGCAATGTGAGGATGGAGTTCGATCTTACCCAGCCTGTCCATGACCAAGACGTCCTTCTGGTAGAGGATATAGTCGATACAGGCAGAACTCTTCGGTATCTCCTTGAACATATTCATGCAAAGAAACCGCGCTCGTTGAAGGTTGCGAGCCTTCTATATAAAGATGTCGGTCATGTGCGTGAGCTTGTCAACTACGTCGGATTCGATGTCCCAAACAAATATGTCATAGGTTACGGACTCGATTCCGAAGGCCTCTACAGGTCCCTTCCTTATGTCGGTGTGTACAAAAAATAG